One part of the Magallana gigas chromosome 5, xbMagGiga1.1, whole genome shotgun sequence genome encodes these proteins:
- the LOC105336163 gene encoding PHD finger protein 23B isoform X2: MRIVSLKHQGSLPSRRKKTKEDFFMFCTMIMEYTQYETQRSEDLRSHNNMSPLDSSGSTAESYTSDTTLSAGSPTHQFSSSQELNDSEEESELITCFCMKPYAGRPMIECSECETWIHFSCAKIRKNNVPEVYTCQLCRDSKFTARKSNRVRTENNKFTT; encoded by the exons ATGCGAATAGTTTCACTGAAG caTCAAGGAAGTTTACCTTCGAGGCGCAAGAAAACCAAGGAggattttttcatgttttgtaCGATGATCATGGAGTACACTCAATACGAGACCCAGCGCAGTGAG GACCTGCGATCCCACAACAACATGAGTCCATTGGACAGCAGCGGCAGCACCGCCGAGAGCTACACCTCGGACACCACGCTGTCGGCCGGCAGCCCCACCCACCAATTCTCCAGTTCTCAGGAACTCAATGACTCAG AGGAGGAGTCCGAGTTGATCACTTGTTTCTGTATGAAGCCATATGCGGGACGACCGATGATCGAGTGTTCTGAGTGCGAAACCTGGATTCATTTCTCATGTGCAAAAATCCGCAAGAACAATGTCCCTGAAGTGTACACATGTCAGCTGTGTAGAGACTCCAAATTCACTGCCCGCAAATCAAATCGTGTCAGAACTGAGAATAACAAGTTTACAACGTAG
- the LOC105336176 gene encoding protein AATF isoform X2, with translation MSLREEIAKLTTPTPVFCDPEDDIDDVTAAKLTEKSADNEEFAPLPASKLRQRVAAQSASTEKKYAGRKISRSKLVDLDSDNSESEQSSGSMSGEEDENSSLNDEEMMVEEEQGDEDDEDESVGSEDIKTTEEVEEELSALGLFKAKMKSSTDTQQPGQQFSFVDDGDYSKYYDSGEDGEEHSDEDDEESDEEEEEEDEDKEGSEEEEDEDIEDEEEDEGGMSSFSKSQLNEEIQKGEAARQQLGLWDSLLEGRIKFQKILSAVNQLPQPDTWKEFEESGEDNFKEKKASAKSLLENLLQKLIQLQSVLLLQNSETQYIESGQKKPVKKSEDPDDEEITSESDSEEPHEATGNVKETKTAVKRKLTTEEIPEFLAKRHKDLHSYRNDTLQKWYDKTRLLGGKLSSKSFSGFEQSAVKQIEQILTDKDRLVKRTQMKRASYRVLGKPEESQLPVQEAEETERKPAVHTYDPEIFDDSDFYHQQLRELIERKTSDINDPIALSRQWLEIQRLRNKVKRKVETKASKGRKIRYHVHPKLVNFMAPKETCNWSDEARDDLFKSLFGQRGPTAPISSDESMVGR, from the exons ATGTCACTGAGGGAGGAAATTGCCAAGTTGACCACCCCAACCCCCGTGTTCTGTGACCCAGAGGACGACATAGACGATG TCACTGCCGCCAAATTAACAGAGAAGTCTGCAGATAATGAAGAGTTTGCTCCATTGCCAGCCAGTAAATTAAGACAACGAGTGGCAGCACAATCGGCAAGCACAGAAAAGAAGTATGCTGGTCGCAAAATATCCCGCTCTAAGTTGGTGGACCTCGATTCAG ACAACAGTGAGTCCGAACAGTCATCAGGGAGCATGTCAGGTGAAGAAGATGAAAACAGTTCTCTGAATGATGAAGAGATGATGGTAGAGGAGGAGCAGGGTGATGAAGATGATGAGGATGAATCAGTAGGCAGCGAGGACATAAAAACGACAGAGGAGGTGGAGGAGGAGTTGTCTGCCCTTGGATTGTTCAAGGCTAAGATGAAATCAAGCACAGATACACAGCAGCCTGGGCAACAGTTTAG TTTTGTTGATGATGGAGACTACAGTAAATACTACGACTCAGGGGAAGATGGTGAGGAACACAGTGATGAGGATGATGAAGAATCAGATGAAGAGGAAGAAGAGGAGGATGAGGATAAAGAGGGGTCTGAGGAGGAGGAGGATGAAGACATTGAAGATGAAGAAGAAG ATGAAGGGGGAATGAGCAGTTTCTCAAAGTCTCAGCTGAATGAGGAGATACAAAAAGGAGAGGCGGCCCGACAACAGTTAG GTTTGTGGGATAGCTTGTTGGAAGGAAGAATCAAGTTTCAGAAAATTCTGTCAGCTGTCAATCAACTTCCTCAACCTGACACCTGGAAGGAGTTTGAAGAATCAGGGGAAGACaactttaaagaaaagaaagctTCAG CGAAGTCCTTGTTAGAGAATCTTCTTCAGAAATTGATCCAGCTGCAGTCGGTCCTTCTACTTCAGAATTCAGAAACTCAATACATTGAGTCTGGTCAGAAAAA GCCAGTAAAGAAATCGGAGGACCCAGATGATGAGGAGATAACAAGTGAATCAGACTCTGAGGAACCACATGAAGCGACAGGAAATGTAAAGGAGACTAAGACAGCCGTCAAACGGAAACTCACCACAGAGGAAATCCCAGAATTCCTGGCCAAGCGCCACAAAGATCTCCATAGTTACAG AAATGACACACTGCAGAAGTGGTACGACAAGACCCGACTACTGGGAGGGAAACTGTCCAGTAAATCCTTCAGTGGATTCGAGCAGTCGGCCGTGAAACAGATAGAGCAG ATTTTGACTGATAAGGACAGACTGGTCAAGAGAACTCAGATGAAGAGGGCGAGTTACAGAGTGCTGGGTAAACCAGAGGAATCTCAACTCCCTGTACAGGAGGCAGag GAGACAGAGAGGAAGCCCGCAGTACATACTTACGACCCCGAAATATTTGACGACAGTGACTTTTACCACCAACAGCTGAGAGAGCTCATTGAGAGGAAGACATCGGATATCAACGACCCCATTGCACTTAGCAG GCAGTGGCTAGAAATTCAGAGACTCCGCAACAAAGTGAAGAGAAAGGTGGAAACGAAGGCATCCAAGGGGCGAAAAATCAG ATACCATGTCCATCCTAAACTGGTGAATTTCATGGCTCCTAAAGAAACCTGTAACTGGTCTGATGAAGCCAG GGATGACCTGTTTAAATCGTTGTTTGGTCAGCGGGGCCCTACAGCTCCCATCTCCTCAGACGAGAGCATGGTTGGACGATGA
- the LOC105336176 gene encoding protein AATF isoform X1, with amino-acid sequence MSLREEIAKLTTPTPVFCDPEDDIDDVTAAKLTEKSADNEEFAPLPASKLRQRVAAQSASTEKKYAGRKISRSKLVDLDSDNSESEQSSGSMSGEEDENSSLNDEEMMVEEEQGDEDDEDESVGSEDIKTTEEVEEELSALGLFKAKMKSSTDTQQPGQQFSFVDDGDYSKYYDSGEDGEEHSDEDDEESDEEEEEEDEDKEGSEEEEDEDIEDEEEDEGGMSSFSKSQLNEEIQKGEAARQQLGLWDSLLEGRIKFQKILSAVNQLPQPDTWKEFEESGEDNFKEKKASAKSLLENLLQKLIQLQSVLLLQNSETQYIESGQKKPVKKSEDPDDEEITSESDSEEPHEATGNVKETKTAVKRKLTTEEIPEFLAKRHKDLHSYRNDTLQKWYDKTRLLGGKLSSKSFSGFEQSAVKQIEQILTDKDRLVKRTQMKRASYRVLGKPEESQLPVQEAEQETERKPAVHTYDPEIFDDSDFYHQQLRELIERKTSDINDPIALSRQWLEIQRLRNKVKRKVETKASKGRKIRYHVHPKLVNFMAPKETCNWSDEARDDLFKSLFGQRGPTAPISSDESMVGR; translated from the exons ATGTCACTGAGGGAGGAAATTGCCAAGTTGACCACCCCAACCCCCGTGTTCTGTGACCCAGAGGACGACATAGACGATG TCACTGCCGCCAAATTAACAGAGAAGTCTGCAGATAATGAAGAGTTTGCTCCATTGCCAGCCAGTAAATTAAGACAACGAGTGGCAGCACAATCGGCAAGCACAGAAAAGAAGTATGCTGGTCGCAAAATATCCCGCTCTAAGTTGGTGGACCTCGATTCAG ACAACAGTGAGTCCGAACAGTCATCAGGGAGCATGTCAGGTGAAGAAGATGAAAACAGTTCTCTGAATGATGAAGAGATGATGGTAGAGGAGGAGCAGGGTGATGAAGATGATGAGGATGAATCAGTAGGCAGCGAGGACATAAAAACGACAGAGGAGGTGGAGGAGGAGTTGTCTGCCCTTGGATTGTTCAAGGCTAAGATGAAATCAAGCACAGATACACAGCAGCCTGGGCAACAGTTTAG TTTTGTTGATGATGGAGACTACAGTAAATACTACGACTCAGGGGAAGATGGTGAGGAACACAGTGATGAGGATGATGAAGAATCAGATGAAGAGGAAGAAGAGGAGGATGAGGATAAAGAGGGGTCTGAGGAGGAGGAGGATGAAGACATTGAAGATGAAGAAGAAG ATGAAGGGGGAATGAGCAGTTTCTCAAAGTCTCAGCTGAATGAGGAGATACAAAAAGGAGAGGCGGCCCGACAACAGTTAG GTTTGTGGGATAGCTTGTTGGAAGGAAGAATCAAGTTTCAGAAAATTCTGTCAGCTGTCAATCAACTTCCTCAACCTGACACCTGGAAGGAGTTTGAAGAATCAGGGGAAGACaactttaaagaaaagaaagctTCAG CGAAGTCCTTGTTAGAGAATCTTCTTCAGAAATTGATCCAGCTGCAGTCGGTCCTTCTACTTCAGAATTCAGAAACTCAATACATTGAGTCTGGTCAGAAAAA GCCAGTAAAGAAATCGGAGGACCCAGATGATGAGGAGATAACAAGTGAATCAGACTCTGAGGAACCACATGAAGCGACAGGAAATGTAAAGGAGACTAAGACAGCCGTCAAACGGAAACTCACCACAGAGGAAATCCCAGAATTCCTGGCCAAGCGCCACAAAGATCTCCATAGTTACAG AAATGACACACTGCAGAAGTGGTACGACAAGACCCGACTACTGGGAGGGAAACTGTCCAGTAAATCCTTCAGTGGATTCGAGCAGTCGGCCGTGAAACAGATAGAGCAG ATTTTGACTGATAAGGACAGACTGGTCAAGAGAACTCAGATGAAGAGGGCGAGTTACAGAGTGCTGGGTAAACCAGAGGAATCTCAACTCCCTGTACAGGAGGCAGag CAGGAGACAGAGAGGAAGCCCGCAGTACATACTTACGACCCCGAAATATTTGACGACAGTGACTTTTACCACCAACAGCTGAGAGAGCTCATTGAGAGGAAGACATCGGATATCAACGACCCCATTGCACTTAGCAG GCAGTGGCTAGAAATTCAGAGACTCCGCAACAAAGTGAAGAGAAAGGTGGAAACGAAGGCATCCAAGGGGCGAAAAATCAG ATACCATGTCCATCCTAAACTGGTGAATTTCATGGCTCCTAAAGAAACCTGTAACTGGTCTGATGAAGCCAG GGATGACCTGTTTAAATCGTTGTTTGGTCAGCGGGGCCCTACAGCTCCCATCTCCTCAGACGAGAGCATGGTTGGACGATGA
- the LOC105336163 gene encoding PHD finger protein 23B isoform X1, protein MTEEVFKAPKKRKIMGKVDYEHQGSLPSRRKKTKEDFFMFCTMIMEYTQYETQRSEDLRSHNNMSPLDSSGSTAESYTSDTTLSAGSPTHQFSSSQELNDSEEESELITCFCMKPYAGRPMIECSECETWIHFSCAKIRKNNVPEVYTCQLCRDSKFTARKSNRVRTENNKFTT, encoded by the exons ATGACAGAAGAAGTCTTCAAAG CACcaaaaaagaggaaaatcaTGGGAAAGGTCGACTACGAG caTCAAGGAAGTTTACCTTCGAGGCGCAAGAAAACCAAGGAggattttttcatgttttgtaCGATGATCATGGAGTACACTCAATACGAGACCCAGCGCAGTGAG GACCTGCGATCCCACAACAACATGAGTCCATTGGACAGCAGCGGCAGCACCGCCGAGAGCTACACCTCGGACACCACGCTGTCGGCCGGCAGCCCCACCCACCAATTCTCCAGTTCTCAGGAACTCAATGACTCAG AGGAGGAGTCCGAGTTGATCACTTGTTTCTGTATGAAGCCATATGCGGGACGACCGATGATCGAGTGTTCTGAGTGCGAAACCTGGATTCATTTCTCATGTGCAAAAATCCGCAAGAACAATGTCCCTGAAGTGTACACATGTCAGCTGTGTAGAGACTCCAAATTCACTGCCCGCAAATCAAATCGTGTCAGAACTGAGAATAACAAGTTTACAACGTAG